A region of the Panthera leo isolate Ple1 chromosome F2, P.leo_Ple1_pat1.1, whole genome shotgun sequence genome:
TTGAAATTAGCAGGTCTTGATATCAACAAGACAGGTGAGTTGTTTGACACACATCTCTCTAGGAACATGAGATGATTTGTACCATTTCACTGCGTAggattaaaacatgaaaaactacctttgaaaataattcagtagAGTTATAAACAATCTTAGACAACATAAAAGTCAGAGACTAATCCCTTAGTCACTCCTATTTCATTTTCAGTGACTTCTCTTTATAGGGTTCCCACTCAAATGCAGAATCCTTAATCTGATTTTACTAATGCAATGAATAAAGCACAtgggttttaaaaaatcctaatctCTATAAAAGCTCTGAAATTTCTATGTAGAATATTTAACAAAGTTGGAGCTCCTACCTTTGACAATATTGGCCACCTATAACATTTCAATAACCACTTCAAAGGAAAAGGGTCTCCAGGATCAATTCTATTGAGAATGGGAGTAAAATAGTTTGTTATATCAATGTCTTAGGTAATAagatctttcagttttcttttcttaatagaATGGGTTTGTGGAAAATTTGTCTTATTATTGGGCCTTGGCGCTCTTCTTACCCAAGCAATCTAACTTTACCAATGGAAAAGTAAAGCAAATGTAGATGTCAAAGTACTTCTGAGTATTTAAATGAATCCCAATAGTTCTTTCACCCACAGCTTTTGCAAGTATTAAAGCTAAATGTATTTCTCTGACAAATCTTGTgcaaaaataacctttaaaattaaaagaggaGTTCACAATTAAGGAACCACAGTGTTGTGTACGTGAAAAGTCAGCTTCTGACTCATGATAACTATTCAGTACTTCTTTGCTATTAGAATTTTTATGGAAGAGCTTTCCAGTTATTGGAAAACTGAGTCAGAGTATATGTTAATGAAACAGCAACATTACCCTAAAATACCTAGGGACAGTACTTTATTCAATGGCTAAAGGTCAGCAGGTCACAGATtggtcttttaaaattcagattgaaaataaaacttaacatcACCACCCTGGAATATACAGACCTATGTATACTTTAGGTTTTGTTGTTTCCCTATTATTACTACCAGAAGTTGCTTCAGAAAGGATTTAGGGAATTATTGCAATTTGGTGGTATGAGGTAAGTAAAATTTTTTCTGTGGTCTTTGAGAAGttgttaattaatttcttttataagatttatatttttatttgtatattaatatTCTGTTCTaaataatatgcattatttttagcCACCCTCAATATATTCATAGTACagttacatttcttctttttctcctcactgAAATTGAAACTCAACAGCATCAAGACCTTTCTTATACAAGAGAATATATTAACTTGGTATAtagcaaatgaaataataaactgatattttatattaacaaatataataaaataattttatattttatatttttaaaaagtttaaaataattcaaatatcatTATGCTTCTAAATGTCttcttttctaaacatttctaaGTGTTAATTGCCATTCTCCAGGCTCCtgaaaatttttctgtttctttttaaatcctaaaGTCCAGAATCAGGCAAAATATAAGCGGTagtaactttttttattattctaagtacaaagaactaaaaatagtaaCTGTACAACACTGACATATAATGACAAACGAAATATCAGTAGCTGAGTATTGTAAGGGACTTCCTCTGTAATTCATGAGTGTTtcaacttctttttaatttatactcAACAATATTGCTGTCCCATGTTTACATGACTTGTTAAAAAGCATCTATTTAGCCACACCTCTGTAATTGCAGCATTATGCTAAGAAGCCCTGGGAAGTGTCCCCAGACACCCAGAAATCACAAGCCTCATGGGAGCCAAGTTCCTCATCTTGTATTTATGCAGTCACTTTCATCCTTAAATATTCTACTGTCTTGCATCTGCCCTAATTTGACTTCATTCCTTTGGTTATTAAGAGCTTTTCCTATTTATCAAGTTCTTGCTGCATGCTAATCTACACATCTCACATTCAGGCCATCTGCACATCTTGGGAGGTTGTTCATTGTTGTAATAATGAAAGTAGTTTATGAacatgatatataatatataatgtaaaccCCGAGAACCCCTTTAGAacagaatatatctatataagaatatagatatagatataatttatGTAGAACTGCTTTTAATTTCTGGAAGTATGGTGTATAGTGAAATGTTTTGTGTATACTTgttaagaataaaagagaaattgcCTTTCAACATTTCCATCTAAAGAAATGGAACAGTCCACTTACTTCTATCCATTTGAATTATGGTAACAAACATTTAGCAAACATTGATATAATTTACATTATTGCAACacccaaaaatattttatccacTAATATTTATTGGTTGCTTAATGATGAACTAATACATGCAAACATATGAATCTTTGAATCAAGGATTGCCTACAGCTTGTAAGTTTGAACTTTAGATAAAATTGCCTATGTGAAAAGAAAGCATTATTTAATTTCAGTGCTTGCTATGTCATGAGCTGAGATTGCTGCTGAGGATGCTGGTTTTATTGGCATTGTACATATGTTCTATAAGGGCAGACCAGAGGTCATCATAACTGTTCAGCAAGGGACCGACCAGCTGACATAATGTCCTTTCATACTCCACtgttgcttttaatttaattaactaaACCTCCGAGAAATCAGCTGGTTATCAACAAGTactataaataatgtaaaatgaaatttttaaatatttcttaaaataagacaggaGTGAAATGGTAGACTTGCTTCTCATTTCTGATTTCTGCCTAAAATCACTACTGATTTCTGCAATCTGTGAAACTATTAAGTGCCATCACCTGACCTTGAGATTTCCTGGCTATTTATCAAAAGCATAGATGATCACTAACAACTATAAAAATTGAGTTATTATTTTGTGCTGTCCCAAGTTCTTAGCACCAGAATTAGCCAGCCCTTGAAACTCTTATACTGTTTTCTTCATGAGAAATTGATCACCAATAAAATATACTTGTCTCTGTAGAATTTATGACTTTTTGagtatttctgaaattttcaatATGATATATTAAGAGTTGGTAAATATAAGCAATAGTTTTATTTGCCTTTAcccttttttcattgtttcttacaGAAGGTGAAGAAGATGCACAACGAAATTCCACAGAACAAAGTGGGGAAGCCCAAGGGGAAGCAGCAAAATCTGAAAGCTAACGCCCCACTTTGATAACTTCATCAACAGCTGACAATGTCTCAAATCTCCAGGCCTGGCTGGAATGAATTTGTTTCCAAGAgtgaaaaggggggaaaaaaaatggctgtGCTGCATTGTAGGAATCTGCTCATTGTCATATTGAAAATGGGGGCAGAGGCTGTGGCTGCAGACAGACttttctctacctctgtctttAGCAATGGTTGAAATCATGTGGCTTGTGTTTGGATGTCATTTTTGAATGGATCCTTTCACTTGACCATATGATAAAATGCTTGTAGAGAGTAGCACAGACCTAGATGATGATTCTTCCTGTAGCATCTGGCCCCTCACAATGTCAGAGGATTTAATTGTGTTTAATTGCAAAAGGTTGGTTGAACCCCAGAGTTAAAATATCTCTGGTCCAAGTATTCATCCAGTAAAAGAACCATCCAGAAAGCACTGTTTTTAGCATTATGTATCTGTGTGTTCCTGCTGTGTTATTTACACTGTTTTGTATTGTACAATATAGACACTCAGCACTGCCCCCTTCTTTGATTGCTTatgacaaacaaaaacaatgtacgTTACTGTGAATTTTTATAccactcatttttaaaagggctgcctttttccttctccacagTATGGTGGTGTACACAGGATagatcacaattttttttaacttaatcttTCCCCTTGATTCACTGTTGATGGATTAAGTCTAACCAATTCATCAAGAGTCCTTTGCTTTATTAAACAGGCATTTGAAAATATCCATTAATGTGAATTTTACTTGAATTCAGTCTGTTTGGTGTCTGCACAGACCAGAATTCAATctgtaaattttgttttattttccattgttgAACTTTTCCCactaatacacatttaaaaatttttttaattatgaggaTTTTGGAGAATCAAGATGGTGGGAAAGAGAATACAAGATAATTCTAAGAACAGgaaatattttgttcttatgGAATCAAATTTCTCAGTGCTGTATGGTACTATTTAAATTTGGAGGACAACTTATCTGCATGGAGCTGTAACAGATGGAAAAAATTATCTTGCAATCATGTGGCCACCAATCACAAAAGTAAAGCCCTTGCATTGTGTTTTCCATGTCTTTTTTCAGCCCTATcagatacaaatgttattatgcactttttaatgtttgtaaacTTTTACTAATAATTAGTGTGAATTGCATTCTGATACAATAATAATTATCATTAGAAGCTAACAAAATCCTCATTAATACTGTTGATAGCCTCTGCTGTGTTTTGACATCATGGTTCTTATGTGGAAAGTTTCTGTGAGCTGTGTAATCCCTCTGGTCAGTATTATAAAATCACTTATCAGTGGTAATAAATAAGGAACCAGTAATATGCCAGTGGCTCATGGATTACTGGACAAATAAGTAACAGGAAGACCCTTTATAATAAAGAGCCCAATTAATTATCCTTGAGGTCTTAGATAGAGTCCCATATGAAGTAGGTTAAGCAGAATCTCCATAGATAATCTCCATGGACATAGTGGGAACTCAGCTCTCCTCTATAGCTGCATATAGGATGAAATTCACAGTATGTTCCAAATGAGTGGGATAAGGGCATTGGTATCATTTGTCCTCAATCATGtattactagaaaaaaatgtcaataggGTGAGTCTCtcagaaaatagaaggaagacTAAATATTAGAGTACTTCATTCTAACCCATTAAGGTCCAAAATACCcagttaaaattcaaataaatccACCTATTAATAATCTTACAAGTGGGAAAAGAGGTTCCTGAGGCTTTTTTAGACAATCTCTCATAGTCCATTTAAAACATCCAACCCATAAAATCACTCTTTCAACATCCTCATTTACTATTCTCATAGCTTTCTTGTGAATCTAGGTAAAGTTCTCTCCATCCTTAAAGTTGTGGAATTCCAAACTGATTTCATGTAGTTTTGTAAAGTTTCGGTAAGACTAGTGCTGAGTGTATGTGGAGAGTTTATATTCCTatgtgatatattattattaatgcatGTGGTGTCATGCTTGTCTTTGAATATATAATAGTGCTGAATTGCAAAGTCATATGGAgctttttgaattattttgaccTCTTACTGCTACTTTGTCTGCTATATTCAAACCCAGAGGCATTCCCAAGCTGGAAGATAAAAATCTACTTTCCAAAATGCCTACAACCTACAAATGTTGCTCAGCAAAAGTTCACAGTGTCTCCCAAATTGTACTGTAGTATCTTTTTCTTGCAAGTCAATAATATACATGGTATTGAATTTTTAAGGAGGAAAGGGTGGAAACTAAGACATTAGGTTTGATAATATGCACTTAATGCCTACTAACCAACTGACATTATGCTAATAACTTCTCagcacattttcttccatttaattgTTTCTCAGACAATTTGATTAAAAAGGTAGTactatcccatttcacagattaagAAATTAAGTCTCAATAAACTATAACTTTTCCAAGTTTAAAAAGCTAATAAATGATGAAATTAAGATTTGAACCTATCTTGGTCTGTCTCCAAGGAGCTTTCTACTACACATGCCATAAAACTAAAGCCAATTTATagagcatatttatttataagggAACATTTAGAGATGAAGTGGTTCATCCTCCATTGTTTtagagagggaaactgagtctcaaaagAGGGAATTGTCTTTCTCAAGGTTACCTAGATGAGTAATGACACAGATGTGACTAGATCACagaaagttactttttttaaaaaaagaaattcaattagaatttattttttgtgttatacttgccccaaaatatttttctggcaTGCAGTCTATAAATTTAACATGGTTCAGATTTTGTTATGTCCCATTCTACTCGCTTTGTTTAATTAACTAGAAATATGTATGACAGTTTCAGTTTTTCAACTCATTTGCAATAAGTATGAACTTGTCAAATTTACCTTTTATCAACTGTAAACATCCTATGCCAACATATTGCTATCATaatttatagaaatgtttttcCAATAGGTAATAGGCAGCCTTCAATTTTTAGGCAACACCCCCAAAACTGCTCGCTGTAAATGCCCTACACTTGAGTCTTACTCAGACACAGTAAAAATGCACCATTTTAGAAGATGAATGAGATTGCTCTTTCTCTTCAGAGAAGCAATAAAGGGTAAAGAAATGTAACTGCCAGGTAGCCAAGCTTCTGAGTGAAGCTTGTAGTAACAGGAAGACAATGTATAGTTACcaagtaaaaataagaaagcatcTATGATTTATGATGTCTTAATAGGCCCCAAATTGTTCTTTAATTAAAGAGTGGCAGTCTCTGAAGTCATTGTGAGCTTGTATGACTTTTGTATTTAGTAATGTTGCATGCTCACATAATTGATattaaaagtaatacatttttttctgaaatgtgcaTAGTCTATGaagagtatttattgaacatacaCTATGTATTTGATCCTGAGAAAGTGCTGCGAGTGATAAAGGAGAAGTTTAAAGCCTTCCTGTGGTGGACATACCGGCATTCTAGCCTCTTTTTCTGGGATTTTACTCCAATAATTTTTACCTCCATTCCACTCTGGTGGCCCACTTCCTGGACTTCATCATCTGCCAGACCCAACTGTTAAATCGTAAGCCCCAATATCACTCCTTGCTCATCTGTAGGGCAGTAAAAGATTTTCAGTCAGCAGAAAGACCAGTGTTTATCAGAATCCCCTGAAAGTTTTACAACACTCTCTCCTCCACCCATatacattccctctctctctctctctctctctctctctctctctcacacacacacacacacacacacacacacacatacacacttcccCTTTGAAAGAACTCCCTGTGCAACTTTGGCATCTTTTTCTGCCCACACCCTCACCTCTACAACCTGTCAATCACTGATCTAGAAAAAATGCAGTTTCCAGATGCACCAGCCCTATTCACCTgactaaaaatctttaaaatcagtCAGTAACTAAATGGAGTGCTCACAGACACCCATGGTTTTACTATATTAAGGATAACATCTTGGGGTAGAAAAGCAGAGTGTTtaacttcttttgttttgatgttgCTCTCTTTTcgttgtattatttttatcacataaAGGCAGCAAAAACCAAGCAGAATCCAAGGTGGGACTCGGGAGAAAGTAAGCATCAAATAACGCACAGCCTGAGTTCAGGCAAGGTCTTAGGCAGAAGGGGTAAAAGAGGATGTAAATCTTTTAAGTTCATCTTACTCAGGTCACAAGGATAAAACAGTACACAGGGATTTGTAACAAAATGCTAGCCAGTGCAAAACAAGTTTGTATTGTCTCTggtgtttttttctctgtgtatatttGTTGCCTCTATCTAGGCCAGAATGTGAGGATTTGGGATCCTGGCCATCTCTCACTATAAagtcaaaattaacaaaactatCTGACTATAACTGGTTAACTTTCTAGTTTGCACCACATCTACTTTGTTTTTATCAAGATCGGTATTTCCTTAGCAACTCTCCTCCAGTCTGGAATCTACTGTTAATCCTTCTCAATgctcctgcttttcttcctttcttgtctttgtgccATCTCTGCCCAATCAAAACCGTTCAAGCCATCTGCCTTCACTCTACTTTCTTCAGAGTGACTGTAAAAAGTTTATAACAATGCTCATTCATTATTTGCAACTTCAGTTTAGTCATAAGTGCTGCACAGCTTTTTTTGTCATGTCTCTCAGTACACAGGAAGTTTCCCACTTCTAAGATACAGGTTTTCACATCTGaggttttttaaacattttctttcaggAGGTCTGTTAATTATCCTTTTTTCTTCACCGACTTTACCCTTTTTCACAAATGTACTCAAGTTCTCAGTTCCCCTCTTAACTTCACTACTTGTATTTCTGAAAATAGGCATCATTGCTGTCTGTTTTCatgtctttcttccttatttcttatcCTTTTGCAATTTAACTTCCAATCAAATTTTTATTACCAACAATGTCTTCAGTAGCACCTGGACTCTCAGTAATTGTCACTGAAGCTTTGGccaatgtggaaattaaaaagcgATGATGTTCCAAAGGACTCAAACttctcctaaaataaaatatagtggtTCTATAATTCCAATTGATATTCATGTGGCTACATAATAAAGCCTCCTAAAGGAAAGAATTTATGTATCCTAAGAAACAAATTCTCCAGATTCACAAGTCTTCCATTATATATAGATATGCCCTTTCTCTTCCAGAATATTCTCCCCATAAGGTTTTTTTTGCTACACCCCCAGATCCTACAGTGCTCATTTCTACATAGGGGTGGTTGCACGTATCTAGGCATTAACCTGGAGACTGGATATGGAGAGATGGGCAAGATTAGGATGTGATGTTTTAGAGTTCTGTGTTCCATTATATTATACTCCAGGATGACTGCCAGTGGTATCACTAGCTCCTCTCCACAGCAGCTAGGTACAAGCAAAACCACTCAATTTCTTTGTATCTAGTCCCACTCTAGTTCTCTGAATTAGACCTAAGTGAGTATATCAACCCTAATAGCCAAATATAATGGATAGGTCATGTATGTTTTATAGTCTACCACATGGCATTTAATCTTATTCACCACGGAATCTTTTTTGAGATGTTTCATTTACCTTcctaccccacctcccaccctctgggtgaatgtatgtatgcatttaatcctttgttcctttttctctggcaACTGCTTACTTTCCTTGACAAGTTCAACCTTCTTTACCTCCCTACTAAATACTGTGGTTCCCTGGGATTATATATTTATTCCTCTTATACAATCCCAGTCTTCACATGACTTATTCGTGACCAACACAATCAATCACCACTTTTACCATGATAAATCCCAGAGGTCACTCCTGATCAGCTGACTTATTGGATCCAGCTCAATATGGATTTCccaaaaacatcttaaaattcaATATTCCAACACCTAATCCAATATATGACCCCATTCCCAAAACTGCTTTTCTTAATATGCTGTAGATCTCATATATGGAGGCACTGGTTTCCCAAATTCAAAccaaattaaaaatccaaattcttaCAGTTCTCTTAACTCTTCTTTCTGCAGTTTGATTTTCAGTCCATCAATTCTAATTCTTACTACTCCTTGAAACTTCTCACTTCTTTTTGTCTGTATtacaatcctttaaaaattttttaaatgtttatttttgagagagacagagacagaatccgagtgggttaggtgcagagagagagggagacacagaaacggaagcaggctccaggctctgagcacagagtccagcacagagcccaacgtgaggctcgaactcatgaactgtgagattatgacctgagccgaagtcggatgctcaaccgactgagccacccaggcacccctgtattacAATCCTTTAAATCATCACTTATCTAATATAATGCAATAGTCTGCTCACTAGGACCTGCCTTGTCCAGCACTCTTTCTATCCATCTGGCAACCACATgtatctttctaaaacataaatttgaTTGTTTCACtcccctaattttaaaaattcttaaatttagcCAGATAAAACT
Encoded here:
- the PKIA gene encoding cAMP-dependent protein kinase inhibitor alpha → MTDVETTYADFIASGRTGRRNAIHDILVSSASGNSNELALKLAGLDINKTEGEEDAQRNSTEQSGEAQGEAAKSES